A DNA window from Hordeum vulgare subsp. vulgare chromosome 1H, MorexV3_pseudomolecules_assembly, whole genome shotgun sequence contains the following coding sequences:
- the LOC123448093 gene encoding histone H2A.2.1-like, with the protein MDGSKAKKVAAKKLGGPRKKSVTKSIKAGLQFPVGRIGRYLKKGRYAQRVGSGAPVYLAAVLEYLAAEVLELAGNAAKDNKKTRIVPRHLLLAIRNDQELGRLLSGVTIAHGGVIPNINPVLLPKKSAEKAEKTEKAGAAAKSPKKAAKSPKKAPKKATKA; encoded by the exons ATGGACGGCAGCAAGGCGAAGAAGGTGGCGGCGAAGAAGCTGGGCGGGCCGAGGAAGAAGTCGGTGACCAAGTCCATCAAGGCCGGCCTCCAGTTCCCCGTCGGCCGCATCGGCCGCTACCTCAAGAAGGGCCGCTACGCCCAGCGCGTCGGCTCCGGCGCCCCCGTCTACCTCGCCGCCGTCCTCGAGTACCTCGCTGCCGAG GTGCTGGAGCTGGCCGGCAACGCGGCCAAGGACAACAAGAAGACCCGCATCGTACCGAGGCACCTGCTGCTGGCCATCCGCAACGACCAGGAGCTCGGGAGGCTGCTCTCCGGCGTCACCATCGCCCACGGCGGCGTCATCCCCAACATCAACCCGGTGCTGCTCCCCAAGAAGTCCGCCGAGAAGGCCGAGAAGACCGAGAAGGCCGGCGCCGCCGCCAAGTCGCCCAAGAAGGCCGCCAAGTCCCCCAAGAAGGCTCCCAAGAAGGCCACCAAGGCCTAG